The Gemmatimonadota bacterium genome has a window encoding:
- the metH gene encoding methionine synthase, with protein sequence MFSQFHPVSTETHLLLDRLLSERILIFDGAMGSVLQGHALDEADFRGTTFKDHPVSLRGDLDLLSITQPDLIEEVHRQYLDAGADIIETNTFNATAISQADYGLQDRVYDINVAAAKIAKRTAVAAMAADPERPRFVAGALGPTTRSASVASDVSDPAFRSVTFDELAAAYREQARALLDGGVDLLLVETQIDTLNLKAALFAINTLFDEGTRRVPLMASFCIVDASGRTLSGQTVEACWTSIRHGDLYSVGINCALGATELRPYIEELSAIANLPVTCYPNAGLPNELGGYDDTPDHMAELLGGFAEEGWLNMVGGCCGTTPAHIAAISEAVKQRGKLRVPHPVEPLSRYSGLETFTVRPDGNFTMIGERTNVTGSRKFARLVRQEKYEEALGVARQQIEGGANIIDVNMDEGLLDSERAMTTFLNLIASEPDIAATPVMIDSSSWPVIEAGLKCVQGKSIANSISLKEGKEVFKTQARVAKRYGAAVVVMAFDEDGQATDTDRKVEILSRSYRILTEEIGMDPTDVIFDPNILTVATGIEEHDDYAVNFIEAVRRLKERHPLARVSGGVSNISFSFRGNDHIREAMHAAFLYHAIQAGLDMGIVNAGQLAIYEDIEHDTLAMVEDVLLNRRPDATERLLEFAASRRGDAAERVRRDEDWRNDSLEERISHALVSGIADHVEADMDEALQRYDRPLHIIEGPLMAGMSIVGDLFQEGKMFLPQVVKSARVMKKAVAHLVPHMEAEHGDGGERQYQGTILLATVKGDVHDIGKNIVGVVLGCNNYRIIDLGVMVPAEKIIGTAVDEGVDLIGLSGLITPSLHEMIHVAREVERNGFELPLLIGGATTSRRHTAIKIEPAYHGPTVHVTDASRAVEVVGSLLSDDLRTGYVRGVREDYQHIRETYESRTPRAPLVPFAEASARRPVLEWSAATIAVPEFTGVRVDDDYPLEELVPFIDWTPFFGAWELRGRYPALLEDEKVGEEARKLFEDARNLLDEIVEGGLLRARSAWGFFPAHSTGNDIVLFDDAARSEALATFPMLRQQRPRSADGPCLALSDFVSPKGTEDYIGAFAVTAGIGLDALVRRYETDHDDYRAIMVKALADRLAEALAEHTHQRARRAWGYGRNEDLTGEDLIREKYRGIRPAPGYPACPDHTEKRRLFDLLQAEEMIGVTLTESYAMDPPPSVAGLYFGHPEARYFNVGKIGRDQVEDYARRKRMTVESIERWLAPNLDYEPADGAAAIPAP encoded by the coding sequence ATCTTCAGCCAGTTCCACCCCGTATCAACTGAAACCCACCTCCTGCTGGACCGGTTGCTCTCCGAACGCATCCTCATTTTCGACGGCGCCATGGGGTCGGTCCTCCAGGGCCATGCGCTCGACGAGGCCGATTTCCGCGGAACCACGTTCAAAGACCACCCCGTTTCGTTGCGGGGCGACCTCGATCTGCTGTCGATCACGCAGCCGGACCTCATCGAAGAGGTCCACCGACAGTACCTGGACGCCGGCGCCGACATCATCGAGACCAACACCTTCAATGCCACGGCGATCTCGCAGGCCGACTATGGCCTGCAGGACCGGGTTTACGACATCAACGTGGCGGCAGCGAAAATCGCGAAACGGACCGCCGTGGCCGCCATGGCCGCCGATCCGGAGAGGCCGCGCTTCGTGGCCGGCGCCCTGGGGCCCACCACCCGGTCGGCTTCCGTCGCCTCCGACGTGAGCGACCCGGCTTTCCGGTCCGTTACCTTCGACGAACTGGCCGCCGCCTACCGAGAGCAGGCCCGGGCACTCCTCGACGGTGGCGTGGACCTGCTTCTGGTCGAGACCCAGATCGATACCCTCAACCTGAAGGCCGCGCTGTTCGCCATCAACACCCTGTTCGACGAAGGGACGCGCCGCGTACCCCTCATGGCCTCGTTCTGCATCGTCGACGCCAGCGGCCGTACGCTGTCGGGCCAGACGGTGGAGGCCTGCTGGACGTCCATACGCCACGGGGACCTGTACAGCGTGGGGATCAACTGCGCTCTGGGCGCCACCGAACTGCGGCCCTACATCGAAGAACTGTCGGCCATCGCGAACCTCCCGGTTACCTGCTATCCGAACGCGGGGCTCCCGAACGAACTGGGCGGTTACGACGACACCCCGGACCACATGGCCGAGTTGCTGGGAGGCTTCGCCGAAGAAGGCTGGCTCAACATGGTCGGCGGATGCTGCGGCACGACCCCCGCGCACATCGCCGCGATCTCGGAGGCCGTAAAGCAGCGGGGGAAACTGCGGGTTCCCCACCCCGTCGAGCCCCTGTCCCGGTACAGCGGACTCGAAACCTTCACCGTCCGGCCTGACGGCAACTTCACCATGATCGGCGAACGGACGAACGTGACGGGTTCGCGGAAATTCGCCCGGCTGGTCCGTCAGGAGAAATACGAGGAAGCCCTGGGGGTGGCCCGGCAGCAGATCGAGGGCGGGGCGAACATCATCGACGTGAACATGGACGAGGGCCTGCTCGACAGCGAACGGGCCATGACCACCTTCCTGAACCTGATCGCGTCCGAACCCGACATCGCCGCAACGCCCGTCATGATCGACAGCTCGAGCTGGCCGGTGATCGAAGCGGGCCTGAAATGCGTTCAGGGCAAGAGCATCGCCAATTCCATCAGCCTGAAGGAGGGCAAGGAGGTCTTCAAGACCCAGGCCCGCGTGGCGAAACGGTACGGAGCCGCCGTGGTGGTGATGGCCTTCGACGAGGACGGGCAGGCCACGGATACGGACCGCAAGGTGGAGATCCTGAGCCGTTCCTACCGGATCCTCACCGAAGAGATCGGCATGGACCCCACGGATGTCATCTTCGACCCCAACATCCTCACCGTCGCCACGGGCATCGAGGAACACGACGACTACGCCGTCAACTTCATCGAGGCCGTCCGCCGGCTGAAGGAGCGGCACCCCCTCGCCCGGGTCAGCGGCGGCGTGAGCAACATCTCCTTCTCCTTTCGCGGCAACGACCATATCCGGGAGGCGATGCACGCCGCCTTCCTGTACCACGCCATCCAGGCCGGCCTGGACATGGGCATCGTCAACGCGGGACAACTGGCGATCTACGAGGACATCGAACACGATACGCTGGCCATGGTGGAAGACGTCCTGCTGAACCGCCGGCCCGATGCCACCGAACGGTTGCTGGAATTCGCGGCATCACGTAGAGGTGACGCGGCCGAACGGGTGCGCAGGGACGAAGACTGGCGCAACGACAGCCTGGAAGAACGCATCTCCCACGCCCTGGTCAGCGGTATCGCCGACCACGTCGAGGCGGACATGGACGAGGCGCTGCAGCGCTACGACCGTCCACTTCACATTATCGAGGGGCCCCTGATGGCCGGGATGTCCATCGTCGGCGATCTCTTCCAGGAGGGAAAGATGTTCCTGCCCCAGGTGGTCAAGAGCGCGCGGGTCATGAAAAAGGCCGTGGCCCACCTGGTGCCGCACATGGAAGCCGAGCACGGTGACGGCGGGGAGAGACAGTACCAGGGGACCATCCTCCTGGCCACGGTGAAGGGGGACGTGCACGACATCGGCAAGAACATCGTGGGCGTGGTCCTGGGATGCAACAACTACCGCATCATCGACCTGGGCGTCATGGTACCGGCGGAGAAGATCATCGGTACGGCCGTAGACGAAGGCGTCGACCTCATCGGATTGAGCGGGCTGATCACCCCGTCCCTCCACGAGATGATCCACGTGGCCCGCGAGGTTGAGCGCAACGGCTTCGAACTGCCCCTGCTCATCGGCGGCGCCACGACGAGCCGCAGGCACACGGCCATCAAGATCGAGCCGGCCTATCACGGGCCAACCGTGCACGTGACGGACGCGTCGCGGGCCGTGGAAGTCGTCGGCAGCCTCCTCAGCGACGATTTGAGGACAGGCTACGTCCGGGGCGTCCGGGAAGACTATCAGCATATCCGAGAAACCTACGAAAGTCGCACGCCACGCGCACCCCTCGTACCCTTCGCCGAGGCGAGCGCGCGGCGGCCGGTCCTCGAGTGGTCTGCAGCGACCATCGCGGTACCCGAATTCACCGGGGTCCGCGTCGACGACGACTATCCGCTGGAGGAACTCGTACCCTTTATCGACTGGACGCCCTTCTTCGGTGCGTGGGAGTTAAGGGGGCGTTATCCCGCCCTCCTGGAGGACGAGAAGGTCGGCGAGGAGGCGCGGAAGCTCTTTGAAGACGCAAGGAACCTGCTGGATGAGATCGTGGAGGGAGGATTGTTGCGGGCCCGGTCCGCGTGGGGATTCTTCCCCGCCCATTCCACCGGAAACGACATCGTGCTTTTCGACGATGCCGCGCGGTCGGAGGCGCTCGCGACCTTCCCCATGCTGCGCCAGCAGCGGCCCCGGTCGGCGGACGGACCCTGCCTCGCGCTTTCCGATTTCGTGAGTCCCAAGGGCACGGAGGACTACATCGGCGCCTTCGCGGTCACCGCCGGCATCGGTCTCGACGCATTGGTCAGGCGGTACGAGACCGATCACGACGACTACCGCGCCATCATGGTCAAGGCGCTCGCCGATCGGCTGGCCGAAGCATTGGCGGAGCACACCCATCAGCGGGCCCGCCGCGCCTGGGGTTACGGGCGGAACGAGGACCTTACGGGAGAAGACCTGATCCGGGAGAAATACCGCGGGATCCGGCCGGCGCCGGGATATCCGGCCTGCCCCGACCACACCGAAAAACGCCGGCTCTTCGACCTGCTGCAGGCCGAGGAAATGATCGGCGTCACGCTGACCGAAAGCTACGCCATGGATCCGCCGCCGTCCGTGGCCGGCCTATATTTCGGCCATCCCGAGGCCCGGTACTTCAACGTGGGAAAAATTGGACGGGACCAGGTGGAGGACTACGCCCGGCGCAAGCGGATGACGGTGGAATCCATCGAACGGTGGCTCGCGCCCAACCTGGATTACGAGCCGGCGGATGGTGCCGCCGCGATTCCGGCCCCATAG
- a CDS encoding VOC family protein: protein MQRVQGFGGFFFRAKDAEGLAKWYLDHLGINPAPTDMETAPWVTESGVTVFSPFDADTDYFAPDKSFMLNFRVADLDAMITQLKSADIVVSHEIEMEGIGRFARIHDPEGNAIELWEPTS from the coding sequence GTGCAAAGAGTTCAGGGATTCGGCGGGTTCTTCTTTCGGGCAAAGGACGCAGAAGGACTTGCGAAATGGTATCTGGATCATCTTGGCATCAATCCCGCTCCGACAGACATGGAGACGGCGCCCTGGGTAACCGAGTCCGGTGTGACGGTTTTCTCACCCTTCGATGCCGATACGGACTATTTCGCGCCGGATAAGTCATTCATGCTGAATTTCCGCGTGGCTGATTTGGACGCGATGATCACGCAACTGAAGTCCGCGGATATCGTGGTCAGCCACGAAATCGAGATGGAGGGCATCGGCCGCTTCGCCCGCATACATGACCCCGAAGGAAACGCGATCGAACTATGGGAACCCACGTCGTGA
- a CDS encoding methylated-DNA--[protein]-cysteine S-methyltransferase, which produces MKQVLKYTVFPTPLGPMYAAASEAGVCRVTSGVTDEAFATDMLNRFDAELAFVPDDGLLTTVVDQITRYFEGKLKDFDLPVNFLRGTSFTRQVWTAQQAIPYGQWRSYKWVAEQVRRPRAARAVGQANSSNDIGILVPCHRVITSDGRLGGYGGRPEVKAFLLDLEGTDYNR; this is translated from the coding sequence TTGAAGCAGGTATTGAAATACACGGTCTTCCCCACGCCGCTCGGCCCCATGTACGCGGCGGCCAGTGAAGCGGGCGTATGCCGGGTTACCTCCGGCGTCACGGACGAGGCATTCGCGACGGACATGCTGAACCGCTTCGACGCGGAACTCGCCTTCGTCCCGGACGACGGATTGCTTACCACGGTCGTAGACCAGATCACGCGGTATTTCGAAGGAAAACTGAAGGATTTCGACCTCCCGGTGAATTTCCTGCGGGGCACGTCCTTTACCCGGCAGGTCTGGACCGCGCAGCAGGCCATTCCATACGGGCAGTGGCGTTCTTACAAGTGGGTGGCCGAGCAGGTTCGAAGGCCCCGGGCCGCCCGGGCGGTGGGTCAGGCCAACAGCAGCAACGACATCGGCATCCTGGTTCCCTGCCACCGCGTGATCACCAGCGACGGACGCCTGGGAGGCTACGGCGGCCGGCCGGAGGTCAAGGCGTTTCTGCTCGATCTTGAGGGTACGGACTACAACCGCTGA
- a CDS encoding (2Fe-2S)-binding protein — MADRHDEARPDESSHSETKSGTRFTRRGFLKGAGAGAVTAAVAPAILVSEAGTAAAQEAEGVMSATITLDVNGQSHNVEVEARTTLADALRDRLEITGPKVVCDKGECGACTVEMDGKLVFSCMTLAMDAQGRKIETVEGMADGDSLHPIQEAFVEKDALMCGFCTPGFLMSSKSLLDANDNPTPEEVREGLSGNICRCGTYPHVFEAVMSAAEKMRKGG, encoded by the coding sequence ATGGCTGATCGACACGATGAAGCCAGGCCCGATGAATCGTCCCATTCCGAAACGAAATCGGGGACCCGGTTCACGCGCCGTGGTTTTCTCAAGGGCGCGGGCGCGGGTGCGGTAACGGCTGCCGTAGCGCCGGCCATCCTGGTTTCAGAAGCCGGGACGGCGGCCGCCCAGGAAGCCGAGGGCGTCATGTCGGCGACCATAACGCTCGACGTGAACGGCCAGTCCCACAACGTCGAGGTGGAAGCGCGCACGACCCTGGCCGACGCGCTGCGGGACAGGCTGGAGATCACCGGTCCCAAAGTGGTCTGCGACAAGGGCGAGTGCGGGGCCTGCACCGTGGAGATGGACGGAAAGCTCGTCTTCAGCTGCATGACGCTGGCCATGGACGCCCAGGGCCGAAAGATCGAGACTGTGGAAGGCATGGCGGACGGCGACAGTCTGCATCCCATCCAGGAAGCCTTTGTCGAGAAAGACGCCCTGATGTGCGGATTCTGCACGCCGGGGTTCCTGATGTCCTCCAAGTCGTTGCTGGACGCCAACGACAACCCGACGCCGGAAGAGGTCCGGGAGGGTCTGTCCGGCAACATCTGTCGCTGCGGCACCTATCCCCACGTGTTCGAGGCCGTGATGAGCGCCGCCGAAAAGATGCGGAAGGGAGGGTGA
- a CDS encoding xanthine dehydrogenase family protein molybdopterin-binding subunit, whose product MKTVTITIQEDGEPREIEIQVPDTGEGGWGDLSKNTYINKPHTRVDAVDKVTGRAKYTADIKLPGLLYGRILRSAHPRARINRIDATRAMALPGVSVVVLPNDDPEVFSRECRFAGQEIAAVAATTPEVAEDALHAIDVDYEVLPFVVDEDAARDPDAAQVHSDRGNVGEPRVGEQGDIAAGFAQADVTLEASYRCQVQSHIALETHGNVCQWEGDKLTVWASTQGVFSVRGELAGHFGIPETNVRVITEFMGGGFGAKFGARKEGVICALLARKAGAPVKLMLTRKEEHLATGNRPSAVQHVKLGATSDGKLVAYERSNYGTPGVAGSANIPGAPYLYEIPNYRIEQTSVFTNAGPMAAQRAPGHPQAAFAMESMMDEMAEALGMDPIDIRQMNDPDEARRNMVAMGAEHIGWKTRRSATPNSQTGRIKTGMGVGSCRWGGGGGRTQAECTINPDGSVQVKCGTQDIGTGTLTLVHMVAAEEFGLKMEDITVGIGDTNYPYSGGSGGSTTAASVSPAIKGTTMLAKLELFKKIAPRFGVEPGELVASDGNVFVGSDPSKSMTWQQATAQLGDEPIFFHGQWLPGYSDSGVPGVHFVEVSVDTETGLVKVDRVVAVHNSGMILNPLTWASQVNGGVLMGIGYGMYENRIMDPATGYMVNANLEDYKVMGSTDIPEIEILRYDEPERGVIGIGEPATIPTPASIANAIYNACGARIREMPFTPDKVLSALAAVKEG is encoded by the coding sequence ATGAAGACCGTCACGATCACCATCCAGGAAGACGGTGAACCCAGAGAAATAGAGATACAGGTCCCCGATACCGGCGAAGGCGGCTGGGGAGACCTCTCGAAGAACACCTATATCAACAAGCCCCACACCCGCGTGGACGCGGTCGACAAGGTCACCGGCCGCGCCAAGTACACCGCCGACATCAAGTTGCCCGGCCTGCTCTACGGTCGCATCCTGCGGTCGGCCCACCCCCGCGCCCGGATCAATCGCATCGATGCCACCCGGGCGATGGCGCTGCCCGGCGTGAGCGTGGTGGTGCTCCCCAACGACGACCCCGAGGTCTTCTCGCGGGAGTGCCGGTTCGCCGGACAGGAAATAGCGGCCGTGGCGGCAACGACGCCGGAGGTCGCCGAAGACGCGCTCCATGCCATCGACGTGGATTACGAGGTGCTGCCCTTTGTCGTGGACGAAGACGCGGCGCGGGACCCGGACGCGGCCCAGGTGCACAGCGACCGCGGTAACGTAGGTGAGCCCAGGGTCGGCGAGCAGGGCGACATCGCCGCGGGATTCGCCCAGGCCGACGTGACCCTCGAGGCCTCCTACCGGTGCCAGGTGCAGTCCCACATCGCGCTGGAGACCCACGGCAACGTGTGCCAGTGGGAAGGCGACAAGCTGACGGTCTGGGCCTCCACCCAGGGCGTATTCAGCGTGCGCGGCGAACTGGCCGGGCATTTCGGAATTCCCGAAACGAACGTCCGCGTGATCACGGAGTTCATGGGCGGCGGGTTCGGCGCCAAGTTCGGCGCCCGCAAGGAAGGCGTGATCTGCGCACTGCTCGCCCGGAAGGCCGGAGCCCCCGTGAAGCTGATGCTGACGCGCAAGGAAGAGCACCTGGCCACCGGGAACCGGCCCTCCGCCGTGCAGCATGTGAAGCTGGGCGCGACGAGCGACGGCAAGCTGGTCGCCTACGAGCGGTCCAACTACGGTACGCCCGGCGTCGCCGGCAGCGCCAACATTCCCGGGGCGCCGTACCTCTACGAGATCCCCAACTACCGCATCGAACAGACGAGCGTGTTCACCAACGCCGGGCCGATGGCCGCCCAGCGCGCGCCGGGACATCCCCAGGCGGCCTTCGCCATGGAATCCATGATGGACGAGATGGCCGAGGCGCTGGGCATGGACCCCATCGACATCCGCCAGATGAACGATCCGGATGAAGCGCGGCGCAACATGGTGGCCATGGGGGCGGAGCACATCGGATGGAAGACCCGCCGGAGCGCCACGCCCAATTCCCAGACCGGCCGGATCAAGACCGGCATGGGTGTGGGATCGTGCCGGTGGGGCGGCGGCGGCGGAAGGACGCAGGCCGAGTGTACCATCAATCCCGATGGGAGCGTGCAGGTGAAGTGCGGCACGCAGGACATCGGTACCGGGACGCTCACCCTGGTGCACATGGTCGCTGCGGAAGAGTTCGGGTTGAAGATGGAGGACATTACCGTCGGCATCGGCGACACGAACTACCCTTATTCGGGCGGAAGCGGCGGTAGCACAACGGCCGCGTCGGTATCGCCCGCCATCAAGGGTACGACGATGCTGGCGAAACTCGAACTGTTCAAGAAGATCGCGCCCAGGTTCGGCGTGGAACCGGGTGAACTCGTAGCCTCGGACGGCAACGTGTTCGTGGGCAGCGATCCTTCCAAGAGCATGACCTGGCAACAGGCGACGGCACAGCTCGGGGACGAACCCATATTCTTCCACGGCCAGTGGCTGCCCGGCTACTCGGACAGCGGCGTGCCCGGCGTGCACTTCGTCGAGGTCAGCGTCGACACCGAGACCGGCCTGGTGAAGGTCGACCGGGTCGTGGCCGTCCACAACAGCGGCATGATCCTGAACCCGCTCACCTGGGCGAGCCAGGTGAACGGCGGCGTCCTGATGGGTATCGGATACGGCATGTACGAGAACCGCATCATGGACCCCGCGACGGGCTACATGGTCAACGCCAACCTGGAAGACTACAAGGTCATGGGCTCCACGGACATCCCTGAAATCGAAATCCTCAGGTACGACGAACCGGAACGGGGCGTCATCGGCATCGGCGAACCCGCGACGATCCCGACCCCCGCCTCCATCGCCAACGCCATCTACAACGCCTGCGGCGCCCGGATACGGGAGATGCCGTTCACCCCCGACAAAGTGCTCAGCGCGCTGGCCGCAGTGAAGGAGGGCTGA
- a CDS encoding xanthine dehydrogenase family protein subunit M, with amino-acid sequence MQNFSYVNATSIEQVPSLLGRSWDDAVVMAGGTDLVGEMKDYAAVPKRVVNLKSIEGLDYIRQDDAGMRIGALTTLTDVLENSAVSQDLPVLHQAVSVIASPQIRNMATLAGNILQRPRCWYYRSEDFPCLKKGGARCYAVGGVNTYHAIFGSGPSYIVHPSDAAPALMALGATVNIHGPRGANEVVLDDFFTMPEMNIRRENILRPNEIVTEITIPKPEANSRGMFLKVRERESIDFALVSLAAQMTVVNGTCERASLVLGGVAPIPWRAVEAEDYLRGRRITEARAESAAEAAVEDAAPMPHNGYKVEIAKNLVKQAVQALAA; translated from the coding sequence ATGCAGAACTTTTCCTACGTCAATGCGACGTCGATAGAGCAGGTGCCTTCCCTTCTGGGACGTAGCTGGGACGACGCGGTGGTCATGGCAGGCGGAACGGACCTGGTCGGCGAGATGAAGGACTACGCCGCCGTTCCGAAACGCGTGGTCAACCTCAAGTCCATCGAAGGGCTCGACTACATCCGGCAGGATGACGCCGGGATGCGTATCGGCGCGCTGACCACGCTGACGGACGTGTTGGAAAACAGCGCCGTGTCGCAGGATTTGCCGGTGCTGCACCAGGCGGTATCCGTCATCGCCTCGCCGCAGATCCGCAACATGGCCACACTGGCCGGGAACATCCTGCAACGGCCGCGGTGCTGGTATTACCGCAGCGAGGACTTTCCGTGCCTCAAGAAGGGCGGCGCAAGGTGCTACGCGGTGGGCGGAGTCAATACCTACCACGCGATCTTCGGGTCCGGACCGAGCTACATCGTCCATCCCTCCGACGCGGCCCCGGCGCTCATGGCCCTGGGTGCCACGGTGAACATACACGGTCCCCGTGGCGCGAACGAAGTCGTCCTGGACGATTTCTTCACCATGCCCGAAATGAACATCCGGCGGGAGAACATCCTTCGTCCCAACGAGATCGTGACGGAAATTACGATTCCGAAACCGGAGGCGAACAGCAGGGGCATGTTCCTCAAGGTGCGGGAGCGGGAATCCATCGATTTCGCCCTCGTCAGCCTGGCCGCGCAGATGACCGTGGTGAACGGGACCTGCGAACGGGCCAGCCTCGTGCTGGGCGGCGTGGCGCCTATTCCGTGGCGTGCCGTCGAGGCGGAAGACTACCTCAGAGGCCGCAGGATAACGGAAGCCCGGGCGGAAAGCGCCGCGGAGGCCGCGGTGGAAGACGCCGCGCCCATGCCGCACAACGGTTACAAGGTGGAGATCGCGAAGAACCTCGTGAAACAGGCCGTTCAGGCCCTGGCGGCGTAG
- a CDS encoding fumarate hydratase, producing the protein MTRSWVPRNATPTAPASKPSTYVSCKETSGLNDYVHRELLPLGKDATPYRLLTSDHVSSGTFEGRDILKVDTDGLILLADQAIRDSSHLLRPEHLAQLRKILDDPEASDNDRFVAMEMLKNANISAGGILPMCQDTGTIIVTGKKGNRVWTEGDDESALSQGTMNAFLSTNLRYSQQAPLDMFTETNTRTNLPAQIEIYADRGDEYKLMFMTKGGGSANKSFLFQETRALLNEERFLDFVDEKLRMLGTAACPPYHLAIVVGGTSAEYTLKTAKLASARFLDTLPTEGNEYGQAFRDLDMEARVLKMSQEIGIGAQFGGKYFCHDVRVVRMPRHGASCPVGIAVSCAADRQILSKITRDGIFLEQLETEPSKYLPEIADETLDGDVVEIDLNRPMSEVRATLSSYSVATRLSLTGPMIVARDIAHARLKERLDGGEELPQYFKDLCVYYAGPAKTPEGYASGSFGPTTAGRMDTYVDQFQAAGGSMVMLAKGNRSVQVTNACKKHGGFYLGSIGGPAARLAKDSIREVSLVEYPELGMEAIWRIQVEKFPAFIVVDDKGNDFFSGFMRRN; encoded by the coding sequence ATGACAAGGTCGTGGGTCCCACGGAATGCGACGCCCACCGCACCTGCTTCGAAACCGTCGACGTACGTTTCGTGTAAGGAGACGTCCGGCTTGAACGACTATGTCCATCGCGAGCTCCTGCCCCTGGGGAAGGACGCGACGCCGTACCGTCTGCTCACCAGCGATCACGTCTCATCGGGCACCTTCGAAGGCAGGGACATCCTCAAGGTCGACACGGATGGCCTGATCCTGCTCGCGGACCAGGCCATCCGCGACAGTTCCCACCTGCTGCGTCCGGAACACCTCGCCCAGCTGCGCAAGATCCTCGACGACCCGGAAGCGTCCGACAACGACCGTTTCGTCGCCATGGAGATGCTGAAGAACGCCAACATCTCCGCCGGCGGCATCCTGCCCATGTGCCAGGACACGGGAACGATCATCGTCACGGGCAAGAAGGGCAATCGAGTCTGGACGGAGGGCGACGATGAGTCCGCCCTCTCGCAGGGCACCATGAACGCCTTCCTCAGCACCAACCTGCGGTACAGCCAGCAGGCGCCCCTCGACATGTTCACGGAGACGAACACGCGGACCAACCTGCCTGCCCAGATCGAGATCTACGCGGACCGGGGCGACGAGTACAAGCTGATGTTCATGACCAAGGGCGGTGGGTCGGCGAACAAGAGCTTCCTCTTCCAGGAGACCCGGGCGCTGCTGAACGAGGAACGGTTCCTTGATTTCGTCGACGAGAAGCTGCGCATGCTCGGCACGGCGGCCTGTCCGCCGTACCACCTGGCCATCGTGGTGGGCGGTACCTCCGCGGAATACACGCTGAAAACGGCCAAGCTGGCGAGCGCGCGCTTCCTGGACACCCTGCCGACCGAGGGCAACGAGTACGGACAGGCCTTCCGCGACCTCGACATGGAAGCGAGGGTGCTGAAGATGAGCCAGGAAATTGGCATCGGCGCTCAGTTCGGCGGGAAGTACTTCTGCCACGACGTGCGGGTGGTCCGCATGCCGCGGCACGGCGCCTCGTGTCCGGTGGGCATTGCCGTTTCCTGCGCCGCCGACCGGCAGATCCTGTCGAAGATCACGCGGGACGGCATCTTCCTGGAACAGTTGGAGACCGAGCCATCCAAATACCTGCCTGAGATCGCCGACGAGACCCTGGACGGCGATGTGGTGGAAATCGACCTGAACCGGCCCATGTCCGAGGTCCGCGCCACCCTCAGCAGCTACTCGGTCGCCACGCGCCTTTCCCTGACGGGTCCCATGATCGTCGCCCGGGACATCGCCCACGCCCGGCTCAAAGAGCGGCTCGACGGCGGCGAGGAACTGCCGCAGTACTTCAAGGACCTTTGCGTCTACTACGCGGGGCCGGCCAAGACGCCGGAAGGGTACGCTTCGGGGTCCTTCGGGCCGACGACGGCGGGCCGCATGGACACCTACGTGGACCAGTTCCAGGCGGCCGGCGGCAGCATGGTCATGCTCGCCAAGGGCAACCGGTCCGTCCAGGTCACCAACGCCTGCAAGAAGCACGGCGGATTCTATCTCGGGTCCATCGGGGGACCGGCCGCGCGGCTGGCGAAGGACTCCATCCGGGAGGTCTCGCTGGTGGAGTACCCCGAACTGGGCATGGAGGCCATCTGGCGCATCCAGGTGGAGAAATTCCCGGCCTTCATCGTGGTGGACGACAAGGGCAACGACTTCTTCTCGGGGTTCATGCGCCGGAACTGA